In Thermanaerothrix sp., the genomic window GCCTCCATGAGCTCCCCAGGGGTGAGGCGCGGAACGTTGAGGTGCATATCTATCCTGTCCAGTATGGGCCCCGACAGCCTCCGCCTGTAGCGGTGTATCTCCCCGGGGCCGCAGCGGCAGCGGCCTTTGGGATCCCCCAGGTAGCCGCAGGGACAGGGGTTGGCGGAGCAGACCAGGAGGACCCTGCAGGGGTACTCCACGGTGCCGGAGGATCGGCTAACCCTTATGAAGCCGTCCTCCAAGGGCCCCCTCATGGCCTCGATCACATCCCTTTGAAACTCCGGGAACTCGTCCAGGAACAGAACCCCCCGGTGGGCAAGGCTTATCTCCCCGGGCCTCAACGATGAACCGCCCCCGCATATGGCCACCGCGCTGGCGGTGGGATGCACCGGCCTGAAGGGCCTTGCCCTGCTGGGCCGGCGATCAAGCCCCGCCACGCTGTGGACCGCCATGACCTCTATCATCTCCGAGTCCCCAAGGGGGGGAAGGATGCCCTTGAGGGCCTTGGCCAGCATGGTCTTCCCGGCCCCCGGGGGACCTACCATCATCAGGTTGTGGTGCCCCGCGGCGGCCACTTCCAGGGCCCGCTTGGCCATCACGTGTCCCCTCACGTCCCCCATGTCCACCTCCGGAAGGTCGGGAAGCTCCTCGTCCTTCTCCCTTTCAAAGCGGGGTATCGCCGCCTCCCCCTTGAGGTGGCGCAGCACCTCCTCAAGGGTCGATGCACCGTAGATCTGAGCCCCGCTGACCATGGCGGCCTCCTGGGCGTTATCCAGCGGAAGGAAGAGGGGGACTCCAAGCCTTTTAGCCAGAAGGGCCGCCGGCAGGGCCCCCCGTACCGCCCGGAGCCTCCCGTCCAGCGACAGCTCCCCTATGAAGACCGCCCCCCTAAGGGGCAGCGGACAGCCCGCCGCGTCCATCATGGCAAGCCCCATGGGAAGGTCCAGGAGGGCCCCCTCCTTGGGCACGTCCGCCGGAGCCAGGTTCACGGTGACCCGCCCCTTAAGGGACACCCCAATGGACCTAAGGGCCCCCCTCACCCTCTCCCTAGCTTCCCTCACCGAAGCGTCCGGAAGCCCCACCACGTTTATGGAAAAGAGCCCC contains:
- a CDS encoding YifB family Mg chelatase-like AAA ATPase, producing MSLALGVTLRGIEALPVEVEVQITGGLFSINVVGLPDASVREARERVRGALRSIGVSLKGRVTVNLAPADVPKEGALLDLPMGLAMMDAAGCPLPLRGAVFIGELSLDGRLRAVRGALPAALLAKRLGVPLFLPLDNAQEAAMVSGAQIYGASTLEEVLRHLKGEAAIPRFEREKDEELPDLPEVDMGDVRGHVMAKRALEVAAAGHHNLMMVGPPGAGKTMLAKALKGILPPLGDSEMIEVMAVHSVAGLDRRPSRARPFRPVHPTASAVAICGGGSSLRPGEISLAHRGVLFLDEFPEFQRDVIEAMRGPLEDGFIRVSRSSGTVEYPCRVLLVCSANPCPCGYLGDPKGRCRCGPGEIHRYRRRLSGPILDRIDMHLNVPRLTPGELMEASAVDGEPSAAVRERVMAAREVQRARWEALGYLCNSEVPEGVLRRHAGLTREAREMLKEAVGAFGLSGRGLSRVLRVARTVADLAGSFKVEGPHVAEALSYRNRQEAMP